Within Burkholderia diffusa, the genomic segment GAACAACGAATTGCCGCGCGGGTCGTAGCCCGCGATATCGAGGCCCCATGTCTGCAGCGTCGCCGCATCGATACCCGTGTACTCCGACAGCTTCCGCACGGTGGCCGGATCGGCATGCGGGACGTTGCGCAACGCGGTCAGGTAGTCGGTACGCGCGAACTGCGCGACTTCCTCGACGAACGCGCCGAGATCGGTCGGCGCGGGCGTGACGCCGAGCTTCTTGTGATACCACGCGTCGGCCGCGGCGGTCGGCAGCGCGCCGACCGGGTTGCCGGCCTGCCGGTAGTCGAGGATCGACGACTGCAGCGTGACGCCGTTCAGGTCGACGCCGTCCTCGTGCAGCTTGTACGCGAGCACGCAGCTGCGCGCGGTGCCGTACGACTCGCCGAACAGGTATTTCGGCGAATTCCAGCGGTTGTTCTTCGTCAGGTAGCGCTTGATGAACTGCTTCAGCGAATTCGCATCCTGGTCGACGCCCCAGAAATTGCGGTTCCGGTTCGGCGCGACGGCCGCCGAATAGCCGGTGCCGACCGGGTTGATGAACACCAGATCGCTGTGGTCGATCATGCTGTCCGGGTTATCTTCCATCTGGTACGGCGCGGGCGGCGTGAACCCCGGCATCGACGTCTTGATGCGCTTCGGCGCGAACGAGCCGAGCAGCACGAACACCGACGACGATCCGGGCCCGCCGTTGTAGAAGAACGTGACGGGCCGCGTTTCCTCCTTCGCGCCGTCCGCCGTGAACGCGACGTAGAACAGCTTCGCGGCCGGCTGCGAACTGCTCGGATCGACCGTCACGAGATGCCCGGCCGTCGCCGTGTACGCGATGCGCTTGCCGTCGATCAGGATCGTGTGGTGCGTGATCGCGGCCGCCTCGGTCGTGTCGGTCACCGAGTCGTCGGGGCCGTTGCCGTACGCGACCGGATCGAAGAACGGCTGGTCGCGGCCGTGGCTCAGCGCGACCGGATTGATGGTCGGCGGCACGCCATGCGAATTGTGGTCGCCGTGATGCAGCGGATACACGCCGCCGGAGGATGCGGAATCGATGCCCATCGTGCTGCTCCTGGAGGTGAAAAAGGACGCGGGCAGGACACCCGCGTCGCATGGAAAGGCCTGTGCCGGTGCGTCAGCTCGATGGCTTGCGCGCAAGGATCGCCGCGAGTTTCGCGCCGTCCGGGCTGCCGAGGCCCGTGCACGCATCCCAGCCGGACGCGGCTGCATACGTGCCGTTCGAGCCTTTGGTGATGTCGCGCAGCGCGCCCGGATTCTTGTACAGCGCCGGATTGATCCAGCCGGCCGATGCGCCGGCCGATGCGTTGATCCGTGCGATCAGCGCGGCCCACAGCGGCGCGACCGCACTCGTGCCGCCCATCACCGCGGGCGTGCCCGCAACCGACACCTCGTAGCCCGTTTGCGGCGATGCATCGCCTGCGACGTCCGGCACGCCGCGCTTAGCAAGCGGCGTGCTGCTGCCGTCGGCGAGCGCAACCGTCAACCCCTGCTGCCATGCCGGCAGGTCGAACATCGTGCTGACGCCACCGCCGCCCGCGCCGCCGCCGGCCGCCTCGTCGTTCCACGTGACCTCGCTGCGGATGCCCTGCCCGGGCAACGCATCGAGCTGCGTGCCGCCGCAGCCGAGCACGTACGGGCTCGACGCAGGGAAGTCGACGTGATCGGTGCCGTCCTGCAACCCGTCGCCCGAGCCGCTGTCGCCCGACGCCGCGCACACCGTGATGCCTTGCGCGGCGGCCGCCTGCAGCACGCGGTTGAACGCCTGCGCCGACTGCGCCTGCCAGATCGCTTCCGGCCCGCCCCAACTGATCGAGATCACCGACGGCTTGTTGGTCGTGTCGGTGACGGCCGCGTTGACGGCCTGGATGAAGCCCGCGTCGCTGTTCGGCGCGAAGTACACGGCGATCTTCGCGGCCGGCGCGATCGCACCGGCGATCTCGATGTCGAGCGCGACTTCGCCGTCCGGGCCGTTCGCGTCGCCGGTCGGCGCATTGCGGCCGGTGCCGACGTTCACGTCGACGAGCGTCGGCGGCGTGCCGATGCCGAGCCCGCGGAAATACTGCTCGATATCGGCCGCGCGATAGCCGCCGCCGAGTTCGACGATCGCGATGCATTGCCCGGCGCCGTCGCCGGCCGGAAAGCCGTACAGCGACGCGAGCTGGATCGGCGTGAACGTGACGCTCGTGGCGCCGCGCGCCGGCCTGAACGGCGGACGCAACCGGAAGTGCGGCCGTGCCTGCGGACGGCTGTCGAGGCCGAGCACGGCCGTGACGGCGTCGCCGAGATCGTCCGGCAGCGCGATCGGGCCCGAGCGGCCGCGGTATTGACCGATCGAACGATGCTCGAAACGTTCGAGCTTCACGCTGAATGCCGCTTCGAACTGCTGGATCGTGCCCGACAGCACGACGACGCTTTCGACCGGGTCGACGCGATCGACCGTCAACTGATGACGACGCGCGAAGTCCTCGGTCTTGCGGATGTCGTCGGAATGGGCGGAGAAACGCTGCGCGAAGGCTTCGCGCGACAGCGGTTTCGCCTGTGCGTCGCCGGTGGCGAGCTGGTGGACCAACGTATCGAGTTGCCCTTCTTCCTGCCGCCGCAACATGATCGTGACGTGGATGCGTTCTGCCGGATCGCACGGCCCGAGGCACTTGGACTCGGGGACGATTCGGGGTTCACGGTCGGCGTGAAGATGCCTTGCCATGTTCAGACCCTCCTTGGTACCGCGTTGCACGGAACAGCCAGGAAATCGGACATAGCCGGCGGAAGTGGGTTCCGTTCGGTCAGTCGGTTCGCGAATGCGCGAAGTTAAACGGAGTTTAGATCAGTCAGACGATTTGCGCGCACGCCCTTCTGCGGCGAGCATGCACACGAAGGCCGGCATTGCGCCCGGCCTCTATCGATCGTCGCATCGCTGCCGCGCGGCAGCGATGCCGCTCAATCCATCGACAGGCGCAGCGCGAACCCGATCAGCGCGGCGGAAAACGTCCAGCGCTGGACCGTCTGCGCGAGCGGATGCGCGCGCATCCACGCCGCGATGCGCGACGCGCCGAACACGCATGCCAGATCGAAACACACGCCGGCCGCGACCAGCAGCGCGCCGAGCGCGAACATCTGCCACACGACGGGGCCTGCCTCGGGCCGCACGAACTGCGGCAGCAGCACCGAGCAGAACAGCAGCGCCTTCGGATTCAGCAGGTTCGTCAGCAGCCCCTTGAAGAACGACTGCCGCAGTTCACCCGGAGCCGCCT encodes:
- a CDS encoding S10 family peptidase — encoded protein: MGIDSASSGGVYPLHHGDHNSHGVPPTINPVALSHGRDQPFFDPVAYGNGPDDSVTDTTEAAAITHHTILIDGKRIAYTATAGHLVTVDPSSSQPAAKLFYVAFTADGAKEETRPVTFFYNGGPGSSSVFVLLGSFAPKRIKTSMPGFTPPAPYQMEDNPDSMIDHSDLVFINPVGTGYSAAVAPNRNRNFWGVDQDANSLKQFIKRYLTKNNRWNSPKYLFGESYGTARSCVLAYKLHEDGVDLNGVTLQSSILDYRQAGNPVGALPTAAADAWYHKKLGVTPAPTDLGAFVEEVAQFARTDYLTALRNVPHADPATVRKLSEYTGIDAATLQTWGLDIAGYDPRGNSLFLTTLLRAQGLALGSYDGRVTGISSGIAGKIDPNSGGNDPTMTAVTGVYTAMWNSYLNEQLKFTSNSAFTDLNDQAFQNWDFSHIDPTGAQQGIDAKGNVILYTAGDLAAVMALNVDLKVLSANGLYDFVTPFYQTVIDLQQMPLEDQKVRQNLSARFYPSGHMVYLDGGSRTALKRDLATMYDATVSDTGARMRIRALQAKKAGGHA
- a CDS encoding S53 family peptidase, producing the protein MARHLHADREPRIVPESKCLGPCDPAERIHVTIMLRRQEEGQLDTLVHQLATGDAQAKPLSREAFAQRFSAHSDDIRKTEDFARRHQLTVDRVDPVESVVVLSGTIQQFEAAFSVKLERFEHRSIGQYRGRSGPIALPDDLGDAVTAVLGLDSRPQARPHFRLRPPFRPARGATSVTFTPIQLASLYGFPAGDGAGQCIAIVELGGGYRAADIEQYFRGLGIGTPPTLVDVNVGTGRNAPTGDANGPDGEVALDIEIAGAIAPAAKIAVYFAPNSDAGFIQAVNAAVTDTTNKPSVISISWGGPEAIWQAQSAQAFNRVLQAAAAQGITVCAASGDSGSGDGLQDGTDHVDFPASSPYVLGCGGTQLDALPGQGIRSEVTWNDEAAGGGAGGGGVSTMFDLPAWQQGLTVALADGSSTPLAKRGVPDVAGDASPQTGYEVSVAGTPAVMGGTSAVAPLWAALIARINASAGASAGWINPALYKNPGALRDITKGSNGTYAAASGWDACTGLGSPDGAKLAAILARKPSS
- a CDS encoding LysE family translocator is translated as MISTHLLLIYLAALAAIYAVPGPDMALVLQTSIGRGVRPGIAAAAGLSLSRTAHVTLSACGVAALIRSAPWLYEVIRYGGALYLAYVAIQVFRSPVFALGDGDEAAPGELRQSFFKGLLTNLLNPKALLFCSVLLPQFVRPEAGPVVWQMFALGALLVAAGVCFDLACVFGASRIAAWMRAHPLAQTVQRWTFSAALIGFALRLSMD